From a single Xiphophorus maculatus strain JP 163 A chromosome 5, X_maculatus-5.0-male, whole genome shotgun sequence genomic region:
- the LOC102217787 gene encoding inactive ubiquitin carboxyl-terminal hydrolase 53-like isoform X1, with product MGVKWKESVATPKDQLPCSSMSGCSKSPANSGEAAGSNSMAWVKKFKKTGGGLKKSYQPGSMVSLALTKGLLNEPGQNSCFLNSAVQVLWQLDIFRRSLRQLSGHFCLGDGCIFCALKSIFNQFQQSRERVLPSDSLRNALAETFKNEQRFQLGLMDDAAECFENILERIHLHIVSDTPTDACSSKSCITHQKFAMMLYEQFVCRCCGASSDPHPFTEFVHYVSTTALCQQVDRTLGKNERLRSDMFGELLQAANSTGDLRSCPSDCGQSIKIRRVLMNCPEIVTIGFVWDAEQSDLTDDVIRSLGPRLNLCGLFNRVTDENAKRSELHLVGMICFSSKHYSAFAYHTKSSKWMFFDDATVKEIGSKWKDVASKCVRGHFQPLLLFYTNPEGSPVSNEDAPRQTTMCPHYKAQVNGDVTTKHPFGSPNKFQDPFMENLQRPVETSKKDRGHRRIEPSQHKDMTHTRSSSPPENGPRPPVEKIKNSLRSEKSSNQSRGSQEPHGQSCSAQGGGHIRKTSVSPGRNEQGGSHKHWEKGGSGSQNRSKSTWRPIREVLNVDTVLNELEQRRQQQQQDSPRCSKPPSQERARTEASREREHTRTREDRKQKCLMTIYEDEQRHETESHSSVESESRAGQQRGSRLKAVPKTLLRSDTWTIQRTESGYESSDRLSSGSTNPDSPGVDGFGLRPDQRLTPEILLQSQLHQREANAKSSMTSSLSHNGKHPTKPQGNHDQVLLSQLKCSPSSRQRSKHTSNTSRKAKGSEKSSTGSESRQSEHQEPTTYRGHGGDNTTPRHITKTSSSEWNSSDDLVLSESEDRESTYLSSNSEAVTSDSPCPHIDLPYHPPSSATAETQLGATGSPHLQPNPQASSLHGEASHAAFRPRMLQEPFPSSPRLSPSSYISPKRRPDISGLRTFSDASSKSGSDPERSTQSSCESEERLTGSRAEEAAQAPEVSLTTYFNVDNCMTETYRLKYHNQRPLVLSATVPRTAAESERRDNSHTLPSDAHSHDVPKARPETSHNSNKPTAKWKPVTAKGLDERGFL from the exons ATGGGGGTGAAATGGAAGGAGTCAGTGGCCACACCCAAGGACCAGCTCCCATGTTCCAGCATGTCCGGCTGCAGCAAGTCTCCTGCCAACTCTGGAGAAG ctgcaggttcTAACTCCATGGCATGGGTGAAGAAGTTCAAAAAAACCGGAGGAGGCCTGAAGAAATCCTACCAACCTGGGAGCATGGTGTCCCTCGCGCTAACTAAAGGCCTGCTGAACGAGCCTGGCCAGAACAGCTGCTTCCTCAACAGCGCTGTTCAG GTGCTTTGGCAGCTGGACATCTTCAGGAGGAGCTTGAGGCAGCTTTCTGGCCACTTTTGTCTCGGTGATGGCTGTATTTTCTGTGCATTAAAG AGTATATTCAACCAGTTCCAGCAGAGCAGAGAGCGAGTCCTGCCCTCCGACAGCCTGCGAAACGCCCTCGCTGAAACCTTTAAGAACGAGCAGCGCTTCCAACTCGGGCTGATGGACGACGCTGCTGAGTGCTTT GAGAACATCCTGGAGCGAATTCATTTGCACATAGTTTCAGACACACCAACCGATGCGTGCTCATCCAAATCCTGCATCACCCATCAAAAATTTGCTATGATGCTTTACGAACAG TTTGTGTGCCGCTGTTGTGGTGCATCTTCAGATCCACACCCTTTCACAGAGTTTGTTCATTATGTATCGACTACGGCTTTATG TCAACAGGTTGACCGGACACTGGGGAAGAACGAGCGTCTCAGGTCAGACATGTTTGGGGAACTGCTGCAGGCGGCAAACAGCACCGGTGACCTCCGAAGCTGCCCT AGTGACTGTGGTCAGAGCATCAAAATCCGTCGTGTCCTCATGAACTGTCCGGAGATCGTCACTATTGGATTTGTGTGGGACGCAGAGCAGTCTGATCTCACGGACGATGTTATCAGGTCTCTTGGTCCACGTTTAAACTTGTGCGGG CTTTTCAACCGAGTCACTGATGAAAACGCCAAACGCAGCGAGCTACATCTGGTGGGGATGATCTGTTTCTCCAGCAAACATTACTCAGCTTTCGCCTATCACACCAAATCTtcaaaatggatgttttttgaCGATGCCACTGTAAAGGAG ATTGGATCCAAATGGAAGGATGTTGCTTCAAAATGTGTCAGGGGACATTTCCAAcctcttcttttattttacaccAATCCTGAGGGGAGTCCAGTTTCTAATGAAGATGCACCAAGACAAACCACTATGTGCCCTCATTACAAAGCCCAAGTAAATGGAGATGTGACCA cgAAACATCCTTTTGGCAGCCCTAACAAATTTCAGGATCCCTTCATGGAGAATCTGCAAAGACCAGTTGAAACATCAAAAAAGGACAGGGGACATCGGAGAATCGAGCCTTCACAACACAAAG ACATGACGCATACAAGATCTTCATCTCCCCCAGAGAATGGGCCCCGGCCTCCtgtagagaaaataaagaacTCTCTGCGCTCTGAGAAGTcatcaaatcaaagcagaggATCTCAGGAGCCCCATGGACAGTCATGCAGTGCACAGGGTGGGGGACACATCAGAAAGACCAGCGTTTCCCCAGGACGCAATGAGCAGGGGGGCAGCCACAAACACTGGGAAAAAGGAGGCAGCGGGAGCCAAAATAGGTCAAAGTCAACTTGGAGACCCATCAGGGAGGTGCTGAATGTAGACACGGTGCTGAATGAACTGGAGCAGcgacggcagcagcagcagcaggacagcCCGCGGTGCAGCAAGCCGCCTTCCCAGGAGAGAGCGCGCACAGAAGCAAGCAGAGAGCGCGAACACACAAGAACTAGAGAGGACCGGAAACAGAAGTGCTTAATGACAATTTATGAGGACGAGCAACGGCACGAGACAGAGAGTCACAGCTCCGTGGAGTCAGAGAGCAGAGCGGGCCAGCAGAGAGGAAGCCGACTCAAGGCCGTTCCCAAGACTCTGCTGCGCAGCGACACCTGGACCATTCAGAGGACAGAGTCGGGCTATGAGAGCAGCGATCGACTCAGCAGCGGCTCTACCAATCCAGACTCACCTGGGGTTGATGGGTTTGGGCTCAGACCAGATCAGAGGTTAACACCTGAGATCCTTTTACAAAG TCAGCTGCATCAAAGGGAAGCCAATGCAAAGTCAAGTATGACATCATCTCTTTCCCACAACG GTAAACATCCAACTAAACCTCAGGGGAACCACGATCAAGTTTTACTTTCTCAACTAAAATGCAGTCCAAGTTCAAG aCAGAGATCAAAACACACATCTAACACCTCTAGGAAAGCAAAGGGTTCAGAGAAGAGCTCGACCGGTTCAGAGAGTCGGCAGAGTGAGCACCAGGAGCCGACTACCTACAGAGGGCACGGCGGGGACAACACAACCCCGAGACACATCACAAAGACCAGCAGCTCTGAGTGGAACAGCTCAGACGATCTTGTTCTCTCAGAATCCGAGGACAGAGAAAGCACTTACTTATCCAGTAATAGTGAGGCTGTCACCTCTGACTCCCCGTGCCCTCACATTGACCTGCCGTACCACCCGCCTAGCAGCGCGACAGCAGAAACTCAGCTCGGTGCAACTGGGTCGCCTCACCTTCAACCCAACCCGCAGGCTTCTTCGCTCCACGGCGAAGCGAGCCACGCTGCGTTTCGCCCCCGAATGCTTCAGGAGCCCTTTCCATCGAGCCCTCGCCTCTCTCCCTCGTCCTACATCAGCCCCAAAAGGAGGCCTGACATTTCGGGCCTCCGAACCTTTTCTGACGCGAGCTCAAAGTCGGGCTCGGACCCAGAGAGGAGCACTCAGTCGTCATGCGAGAGCGAGGAGAGACTGACGGGGAGCAGAGCGGAGGAGGCGGCACAAGCTCCAGAGGTTTCCCTGACGACGTACTTTAACGTGGACAACTGCATGACGGAAACGTACCGCCTCAAGTACCACAACCAGAGGCCTCTGGTCCTCTCTGCCACAGTGCCAAGGACAGCTGCTGAGAGTGAGCGCAGAGATAACAGCCACACACTCCCCAGTGACGCACACTCACATGACGTGCCAAAAGCCCGACCTGAAACAA GCCATAATAGCAATAAACCCACTGCAAAATGGAAGCCAGTGACAGCCAAAGGACTGGATGAACGAGGTTTTTTATGA
- the LOC102229875 gene encoding myozenin-2-like, whose amino-acid sequence MDLGKKLSTPKDIMLEELSLLSNRGSRLFKMRQRRSEKYTFESIQNEANALLNNDILNQNTHSVEIKVEPPPNGSAENSASDMAAEKLDTRPVHKTYHSPWEQVILSDPHLAESLQLTMPEPEPRQELPEYKCFNRVATPYGGFEKAPRGITFKLPEVDLNPPQYQELSDPQAKRPTFNRTAQGWISEGTHLILPTITLESFSVPESDDL is encoded by the exons ATGGACCTGGGAAAGAAGCTCAGCACTCCCAAGGACATCATGCTGGAGGAGCTGTCGCTGCTCTCCAACAGAGGTTCTCGGCTTTTCAAAATGAGACAGAGGAGGTCTGAGAAGTACACATTTGAAAGCATTCAAAACGAAGCAAACGCTCTCCTGAAT AATGATATTTTGAATCAGAACACACACTCTGTGGAAATTAAGGTGGAGCCACCGCCAAATGGAAGCGCTGAAAATTCAGCTTCAG ACATGGCTGCAGAGAAGCTGGACACCAGGCCTGTGCATAAGACTTATCACTCACCGTGGGAACAGGTGATCCTTAGTGACCCCCACCTTGCTGAGTCTCTGCAACTCACAATGCCAGAGCCAGAGCCGCGGCAGGAGCTCCCTGAATATAAATGCTTCAACCG GGTTGCCACTCCTTATGGTGGTTTTGAAAAAGCTCCAAGAGGAATCACATTCAAGCTCCCTGAGGTGGACCTGAACCCGCCGCAGTACCAGGAGCTGAGCGATCCCCAGGCCAAGCGGCCCACGTTCAACAGGACAGCCCAGGGGTGGATATCTGAGGGCACTCATCTCATCCTACCAACCATCACCCTGGAGTCCTTCAGTGTGCCTGAGTCTGACGACCTGTAG
- the fabp2 gene encoding fatty acid-binding protein, intestinal isoform X1: MTFNGTWKVDRNENYEKFMEQMGVNMVKRKLASHDNLKITIEQTGDKFHVKESSNFRNIEINFTLGVNFEYSLADGTQLSGAWTMEGDTLKGVFNRKDNGKPLTTVRTIQGDELVQTYNYEGVDAKRIFKRS; encoded by the exons ATGACCTTCAACGGCACCTGGAAGGTGGATCGCAATGAAAACTATGAGAAGTTTATGGAACAAATGG GAGTAAACATGGTGAAGAGGAAGCTGGCCTCTCATGACAACCTGAAGATCACCATCGAACAGACTGGAGACAAGTTTCATGTGAAGGAGAGCAGCAATTTCCGCAACATTGAAATAAACTTCACCCTGGGAGTCAACTTTGAGTACAGCCTGGCAGATGGAACACAACTAtca GGTGCCTGGACCATGGAGGGTGACACTCTTAAGGGGGTTTTCAACAGGAAGGACAACGGAAAACCGCTGACAACAGTCAGAACCATCCAAGGAGACGAACTCGTTCAG acCTACAACTACGAAGGTGTGGATGCAAAGAGGATTTTCAAGAGAAGTTAG
- the LOC102217787 gene encoding inactive ubiquitin carboxyl-terminal hydrolase 53-like isoform X2: MGVKWKESVATPKDQLPCSSMSGCSKSPANSGEGSNSMAWVKKFKKTGGGLKKSYQPGSMVSLALTKGLLNEPGQNSCFLNSAVQVLWQLDIFRRSLRQLSGHFCLGDGCIFCALKSIFNQFQQSRERVLPSDSLRNALAETFKNEQRFQLGLMDDAAECFENILERIHLHIVSDTPTDACSSKSCITHQKFAMMLYEQFVCRCCGASSDPHPFTEFVHYVSTTALCQQVDRTLGKNERLRSDMFGELLQAANSTGDLRSCPSDCGQSIKIRRVLMNCPEIVTIGFVWDAEQSDLTDDVIRSLGPRLNLCGLFNRVTDENAKRSELHLVGMICFSSKHYSAFAYHTKSSKWMFFDDATVKEIGSKWKDVASKCVRGHFQPLLLFYTNPEGSPVSNEDAPRQTTMCPHYKAQVNGDVTTKHPFGSPNKFQDPFMENLQRPVETSKKDRGHRRIEPSQHKDMTHTRSSSPPENGPRPPVEKIKNSLRSEKSSNQSRGSQEPHGQSCSAQGGGHIRKTSVSPGRNEQGGSHKHWEKGGSGSQNRSKSTWRPIREVLNVDTVLNELEQRRQQQQQDSPRCSKPPSQERARTEASREREHTRTREDRKQKCLMTIYEDEQRHETESHSSVESESRAGQQRGSRLKAVPKTLLRSDTWTIQRTESGYESSDRLSSGSTNPDSPGVDGFGLRPDQRLTPEILLQSQLHQREANAKSSMTSSLSHNGKHPTKPQGNHDQVLLSQLKCSPSSRQRSKHTSNTSRKAKGSEKSSTGSESRQSEHQEPTTYRGHGGDNTTPRHITKTSSSEWNSSDDLVLSESEDRESTYLSSNSEAVTSDSPCPHIDLPYHPPSSATAETQLGATGSPHLQPNPQASSLHGEASHAAFRPRMLQEPFPSSPRLSPSSYISPKRRPDISGLRTFSDASSKSGSDPERSTQSSCESEERLTGSRAEEAAQAPEVSLTTYFNVDNCMTETYRLKYHNQRPLVLSATVPRTAAESERRDNSHTLPSDAHSHDVPKARPETSHNSNKPTAKWKPVTAKGLDERGFL; encoded by the exons ATGGGGGTGAAATGGAAGGAGTCAGTGGCCACACCCAAGGACCAGCTCCCATGTTCCAGCATGTCCGGCTGCAGCAAGTCTCCTGCCAACTCTGGAGAAG gttcTAACTCCATGGCATGGGTGAAGAAGTTCAAAAAAACCGGAGGAGGCCTGAAGAAATCCTACCAACCTGGGAGCATGGTGTCCCTCGCGCTAACTAAAGGCCTGCTGAACGAGCCTGGCCAGAACAGCTGCTTCCTCAACAGCGCTGTTCAG GTGCTTTGGCAGCTGGACATCTTCAGGAGGAGCTTGAGGCAGCTTTCTGGCCACTTTTGTCTCGGTGATGGCTGTATTTTCTGTGCATTAAAG AGTATATTCAACCAGTTCCAGCAGAGCAGAGAGCGAGTCCTGCCCTCCGACAGCCTGCGAAACGCCCTCGCTGAAACCTTTAAGAACGAGCAGCGCTTCCAACTCGGGCTGATGGACGACGCTGCTGAGTGCTTT GAGAACATCCTGGAGCGAATTCATTTGCACATAGTTTCAGACACACCAACCGATGCGTGCTCATCCAAATCCTGCATCACCCATCAAAAATTTGCTATGATGCTTTACGAACAG TTTGTGTGCCGCTGTTGTGGTGCATCTTCAGATCCACACCCTTTCACAGAGTTTGTTCATTATGTATCGACTACGGCTTTATG TCAACAGGTTGACCGGACACTGGGGAAGAACGAGCGTCTCAGGTCAGACATGTTTGGGGAACTGCTGCAGGCGGCAAACAGCACCGGTGACCTCCGAAGCTGCCCT AGTGACTGTGGTCAGAGCATCAAAATCCGTCGTGTCCTCATGAACTGTCCGGAGATCGTCACTATTGGATTTGTGTGGGACGCAGAGCAGTCTGATCTCACGGACGATGTTATCAGGTCTCTTGGTCCACGTTTAAACTTGTGCGGG CTTTTCAACCGAGTCACTGATGAAAACGCCAAACGCAGCGAGCTACATCTGGTGGGGATGATCTGTTTCTCCAGCAAACATTACTCAGCTTTCGCCTATCACACCAAATCTtcaaaatggatgttttttgaCGATGCCACTGTAAAGGAG ATTGGATCCAAATGGAAGGATGTTGCTTCAAAATGTGTCAGGGGACATTTCCAAcctcttcttttattttacaccAATCCTGAGGGGAGTCCAGTTTCTAATGAAGATGCACCAAGACAAACCACTATGTGCCCTCATTACAAAGCCCAAGTAAATGGAGATGTGACCA cgAAACATCCTTTTGGCAGCCCTAACAAATTTCAGGATCCCTTCATGGAGAATCTGCAAAGACCAGTTGAAACATCAAAAAAGGACAGGGGACATCGGAGAATCGAGCCTTCACAACACAAAG ACATGACGCATACAAGATCTTCATCTCCCCCAGAGAATGGGCCCCGGCCTCCtgtagagaaaataaagaacTCTCTGCGCTCTGAGAAGTcatcaaatcaaagcagaggATCTCAGGAGCCCCATGGACAGTCATGCAGTGCACAGGGTGGGGGACACATCAGAAAGACCAGCGTTTCCCCAGGACGCAATGAGCAGGGGGGCAGCCACAAACACTGGGAAAAAGGAGGCAGCGGGAGCCAAAATAGGTCAAAGTCAACTTGGAGACCCATCAGGGAGGTGCTGAATGTAGACACGGTGCTGAATGAACTGGAGCAGcgacggcagcagcagcagcaggacagcCCGCGGTGCAGCAAGCCGCCTTCCCAGGAGAGAGCGCGCACAGAAGCAAGCAGAGAGCGCGAACACACAAGAACTAGAGAGGACCGGAAACAGAAGTGCTTAATGACAATTTATGAGGACGAGCAACGGCACGAGACAGAGAGTCACAGCTCCGTGGAGTCAGAGAGCAGAGCGGGCCAGCAGAGAGGAAGCCGACTCAAGGCCGTTCCCAAGACTCTGCTGCGCAGCGACACCTGGACCATTCAGAGGACAGAGTCGGGCTATGAGAGCAGCGATCGACTCAGCAGCGGCTCTACCAATCCAGACTCACCTGGGGTTGATGGGTTTGGGCTCAGACCAGATCAGAGGTTAACACCTGAGATCCTTTTACAAAG TCAGCTGCATCAAAGGGAAGCCAATGCAAAGTCAAGTATGACATCATCTCTTTCCCACAACG GTAAACATCCAACTAAACCTCAGGGGAACCACGATCAAGTTTTACTTTCTCAACTAAAATGCAGTCCAAGTTCAAG aCAGAGATCAAAACACACATCTAACACCTCTAGGAAAGCAAAGGGTTCAGAGAAGAGCTCGACCGGTTCAGAGAGTCGGCAGAGTGAGCACCAGGAGCCGACTACCTACAGAGGGCACGGCGGGGACAACACAACCCCGAGACACATCACAAAGACCAGCAGCTCTGAGTGGAACAGCTCAGACGATCTTGTTCTCTCAGAATCCGAGGACAGAGAAAGCACTTACTTATCCAGTAATAGTGAGGCTGTCACCTCTGACTCCCCGTGCCCTCACATTGACCTGCCGTACCACCCGCCTAGCAGCGCGACAGCAGAAACTCAGCTCGGTGCAACTGGGTCGCCTCACCTTCAACCCAACCCGCAGGCTTCTTCGCTCCACGGCGAAGCGAGCCACGCTGCGTTTCGCCCCCGAATGCTTCAGGAGCCCTTTCCATCGAGCCCTCGCCTCTCTCCCTCGTCCTACATCAGCCCCAAAAGGAGGCCTGACATTTCGGGCCTCCGAACCTTTTCTGACGCGAGCTCAAAGTCGGGCTCGGACCCAGAGAGGAGCACTCAGTCGTCATGCGAGAGCGAGGAGAGACTGACGGGGAGCAGAGCGGAGGAGGCGGCACAAGCTCCAGAGGTTTCCCTGACGACGTACTTTAACGTGGACAACTGCATGACGGAAACGTACCGCCTCAAGTACCACAACCAGAGGCCTCTGGTCCTCTCTGCCACAGTGCCAAGGACAGCTGCTGAGAGTGAGCGCAGAGATAACAGCCACACACTCCCCAGTGACGCACACTCACATGACGTGCCAAAAGCCCGACCTGAAACAA GCCATAATAGCAATAAACCCACTGCAAAATGGAAGCCAGTGACAGCCAAAGGACTGGATGAACGAGGTTTTTTATGA
- the fabp2 gene encoding fatty acid-binding protein, intestinal isoform X2, translating to MVKRKLASHDNLKITIEQTGDKFHVKESSNFRNIEINFTLGVNFEYSLADGTQLSGAWTMEGDTLKGVFNRKDNGKPLTTVRTIQGDELVQTYNYEGVDAKRIFKRS from the exons ATGGTGAAGAGGAAGCTGGCCTCTCATGACAACCTGAAGATCACCATCGAACAGACTGGAGACAAGTTTCATGTGAAGGAGAGCAGCAATTTCCGCAACATTGAAATAAACTTCACCCTGGGAGTCAACTTTGAGTACAGCCTGGCAGATGGAACACAACTAtca GGTGCCTGGACCATGGAGGGTGACACTCTTAAGGGGGTTTTCAACAGGAAGGACAACGGAAAACCGCTGACAACAGTCAGAACCATCCAAGGAGACGAACTCGTTCAG acCTACAACTACGAAGGTGTGGATGCAAAGAGGATTTTCAAGAGAAGTTAG